A single genomic interval of Methanococcus voltae harbors:
- a CDS encoding class III signal peptide-containing protein: MKRAQISLELIILLFAVISVAAIAGYTYISGVKDTLQPINATDYVDYFNNPNINNTPSNSTNSTNNTNSTPTESYVGYIYIRYCRIYDPGSSESSNFRAVKEDGTTYKINGGQVVDSSGTVIVQPGLDVSISPTAEVKGKSISSNPATDYYSVSVNGTAISGHHKDSFVVKSVSNPKNIHLSEDADGSIYLHINPYEYYGVIEFY, encoded by the coding sequence TTGAAAAGAGCACAAATATCTCTTGAATTAATAATTTTGCTGTTTGCAGTAATTTCAGTAGCCGCTATTGCGGGCTACACCTATATTTCAGGGGTTAAAGACACTTTACAACCGATAAATGCTACAGATTATGTGGACTATTTCAATAATCCTAATATCAACAATACACCCTCAAATAGTACGAATAGTACGAATAATACAAATAGCACCCCTACCGAATCATACGTGGGTTATATATACATTCGATATTGTAGAATCTACGACCCGGGTAGTTCGGAAAGCTCAAACTTCCGAGCCGTTAAAGAAGATGGAACGACTTATAAAATAAATGGCGGTCAAGTTGTCGACTCTTCGGGCACTGTAATAGTTCAACCAGGATTGGACGTTTCAATATCGCCTACAGCGGAAGTTAAGGGAAAATCCATATCTTCAAACCCTGCAACAGATTACTATTCAGTTTCTGTTAACGGTACTGCAATATCTGGACACCATAAGGACAGCTTTGTGGTAAAATCGGTTTCAAATCCAAAAAATATACACTTATCAGAAGATGCCGACGGTTCAATATACTTACATATTAATCCTTACGAATATTATGGAGTTATTGAATTTTACTAA
- a CDS encoding 2-oxoacid:acceptor oxidoreductase family protein, whose product MKTNTENMCETATEKVIRNPKGLLEEFPRKGGSAPTATHYCAGCGHGIIHKLIGEAMEELDIMDRCVMISPVGCAVFAYYYFNCGNIQVAHGRAPAVGTGVSRAQDNAIVLSYQGDGDLASIGLNETMQAANRGEKMAVFFVNNTVYGMTGGQMAPTTLVGERTTTCLNGRDPAYAGYPIHMCELLNNLKAPVYIARVSVSDIKHIRKARQSIKKALQIQKEGKGYSFIEILSPCPTNLKQDSKMAEQFINEQMEKEFPLGVFRDNYEESEPYDRPESDFSTESLNKIFNVECGAENAIYDPEFNEKHVKIAGFGGQGVLSMGLTLAEAACSARNNVSWYPSYGPEQRGGTSNCSVVISGKDIGSPVVYAPDLLVAFNRPSLESFAKDVKEGGIILYDENVGNIEELNLNVSKDVKIIEVPALKLAREMGNERAMNTVMLGVIMALNTTGLSKETFVSAIEKTFAKKPKLIPMNVKVLEAGEKWAKENLN is encoded by the coding sequence ATGAAGACAAACACAGAAAATATGTGCGAAACAGCTACTGAAAAAGTAATAAGAAACCCAAAAGGACTTTTGGAAGAATTCCCGAGGAAAGGCGGTTCAGCACCTACTGCAACACACTACTGTGCAGGTTGCGGTCATGGTATCATACATAAATTAATCGGCGAAGCAATGGAAGAATTAGACATAATGGACAGATGCGTAATGATTAGCCCTGTAGGCTGTGCTGTATTCGCTTATTATTATTTTAACTGTGGAAACATACAAGTAGCACACGGTAGAGCTCCAGCAGTTGGTACGGGTGTATCAAGAGCTCAAGATAACGCAATTGTTTTATCTTACCAAGGAGATGGAGACCTTGCTTCAATCGGCTTAAATGAAACAATGCAAGCTGCAAACAGAGGCGAAAAGATGGCAGTATTTTTCGTAAATAATACAGTTTACGGAATGACTGGTGGACAAATGGCTCCAACAACATTGGTCGGAGAAAGAACAACAACGTGTTTAAATGGTAGGGACCCGGCATACGCTGGTTATCCAATTCATATGTGTGAATTGTTGAACAACTTAAAAGCTCCAGTTTATATTGCGAGAGTTTCTGTATCAGACATTAAACACATTAGAAAAGCAAGACAGTCAATCAAAAAGGCTTTACAGATTCAAAAAGAAGGGAAAGGTTATTCTTTCATTGAAATTTTGAGCCCTTGCCCAACTAACTTAAAACAAGATAGTAAAATGGCAGAACAGTTTATAAATGAACAAATGGAAAAAGAGTTCCCATTAGGCGTATTTAGGGATAATTACGAAGAATCAGAACCATATGACCGACCAGAAAGTGATTTTTCAACAGAATCTTTGAATAAAATCTTTAACGTTGAATGTGGTGCTGAAAATGCAATATACGACCCAGAATTTAATGAAAAACACGTTAAAATTGCAGGATTTGGCGGTCAGGGTGTTTTAAGTATGGGTTTAACACTCGCAGAAGCAGCTTGTAGTGCAAGGAACAATGTTTCGTGGTATCCATCATATGGACCAGAACAGAGAGGAGGAACCTCAAACTGTTCCGTTGTAATTTCGGGAAAAGATATCGGCTCGCCAGTGGTTTATGCTCCCGATTTATTGGTTGCATTTAACAGACCATCTTTAGAAAGCTTTGCAAAAGATGTAAAAGAAGGCGGAATTATATTGTATGATGAAAACGTCGGAAATATTGAAGAATTAAATTTAAACGTTTCAAAAGATGTTAAAATCATTGAAGTGCCCGCTTTAAAACTTGCAAGAGAAATGGGTAACGAAAGAGCTATGAATACTGTTATGTTGGGCGTAATTATGGCTTTAAACACAACAGGTTTATCAAAAGAGACTTTTGTAAGTGCAATCGAGAAAACATTTGCTAAAAAGCCTAAATTAATACCTATGAATGTTAAGGTATTAGAAGCAGGCGAAAAATGGGCAAAAGAGAATTTAAATTAA
- a CDS encoding methanogenesis marker 14 protein yields the protein MGIMDSIKSIFKKSVKVNYSMSKTVDLMDLNPRQVGPNQHVKPYYVVASVELGNTTTKAIITATDMEEGITYLVSKDVRMTRDVRVAKKDENVFGTTIWGIELTKEAVSDMVKDVLVGALEKAHLTPNDIDFVVRSTGVTAGFASPEEVGNMIVALAQGCRNAGIPNSKMTPIMTKKQLPERLQKYCLVEKVMFDGAVTGVVPPKGKEAVANEMEGELVTAGLKSGAKWTEVDFRNPCISIDFGTTLAGRVINDELPYAKVVGNLCGLAGAIPDAIVRGTGLVSKKGGAVLDIQNKTGKINKQLAEEYCDEFHKLISVERVPNGRTRYGTVPLDTEAAEKAGTYLIGCDVGDNGSDLIKLEEIGKELYEKSNINTMLYCLDLVSAKVACRVIKIAKDNGLVNEKSAVGITGRAGITGQKPEVLIEMLKALNIWDNPNDHVVFVEDGLALGAGVMARCMNCLGTPKHPIGGNRGGACILKQRIQRQKR from the coding sequence ATGGGTATTATGGACTCTATAAAATCCATATTCAAAAAATCTGTGAAAGTAAATTATTCTATGTCTAAAACCGTTGATTTAATGGACTTAAATCCCCGACAAGTAGGTCCTAATCAGCACGTAAAACCTTATTATGTTGTAGCATCTGTAGAATTGGGAAATACTACCACCAAAGCAATTATTACAGCAACCGATATGGAAGAAGGTATTACTTATTTAGTAAGTAAAGATGTAAGAATGACTCGTGATGTTAGGGTTGCTAAAAAAGACGAAAATGTATTCGGTACTACAATATGGGGTATTGAGCTAACCAAAGAAGCTGTTTCAGATATGGTAAAAGACGTATTAGTTGGAGCTTTAGAAAAGGCACATTTAACACCTAACGATATTGATTTTGTTGTACGAAGTACTGGAGTTACTGCAGGTTTTGCATCGCCTGAAGAAGTAGGTAATATGATTGTTGCACTCGCACAAGGCTGTAGAAATGCGGGAATTCCTAACTCTAAGATGACCCCAATTATGACTAAAAAACAACTTCCTGAGCGATTACAAAAATATTGTTTAGTTGAAAAAGTAATGTTTGATGGTGCCGTGACAGGTGTAGTACCTCCAAAAGGTAAGGAAGCAGTAGCAAATGAAATGGAAGGAGAATTGGTGACCGCTGGTTTAAAATCTGGTGCAAAATGGACAGAAGTAGACTTTAGAAATCCTTGCATATCAATTGATTTTGGTACAACACTCGCAGGTAGGGTAATAAATGATGAGTTGCCTTATGCAAAAGTTGTAGGTAATTTGTGCGGTTTAGCTGGGGCTATTCCTGATGCAATTGTTCGAGGTACTGGACTTGTGAGTAAAAAAGGAGGAGCTGTTTTAGATATTCAAAATAAAACTGGAAAAATTAACAAACAGCTTGCAGAAGAATATTGTGATGAATTCCATAAACTTATAAGTGTCGAAAGAGTGCCAAATGGGCGTACAAGATACGGTACAGTACCATTAGACACAGAAGCAGCTGAAAAAGCAGGTACTTATTTAATAGGCTGTGATGTGGGAGATAATGGTAGCGATTTAATAAAATTGGAAGAAATAGGTAAAGAACTCTACGAAAAATCAAATATTAACACTATGTTATATTGTTTGGATTTAGTATCGGCGAAAGTGGCTTGTAGGGTAATAAAAATAGCTAAAGACAATGGTTTAGTAAATGAAAAATCTGCCGTGGGTATTACTGGTAGGGCAGGTATTACAGGCCAAAAACCAGAGGTTTTAATAGAAATGCTAAAAGCTTTGAATATTTGGGACAATCCAAACGACCACGTCGTTTTTGTTGAGGATGGATTAGCACTCGGAGCAGGGGTAATGGCAAGATGTATGAATTGTTTAGGGACTCCAAAACACCCAATAGGTGGAAATAGAGGCGGTGCTTGTATTTTAAAACAGAGAATACAACGTCAAAAACGATAA
- a CDS encoding transglutaminase-like domain-containing protein, with product MDLSIKNLKKMYLNGQMGVNDENMEELNKIFNVINLNNGKVYNFEAENITYLKAILTNILEFQNSNMEYTFERGIIFAIFTILFLGLSSISITNLITIMTALFFGVYVSLLYSAYSIVFLLFVLYIAYHNMLYNKLIIAIFTISILVNYYLYYIFGFLDSLIMYSLCIGGMLTIIAYIYLKYRLIAKEKKLTCKMISTIFKLNLPIEDSIKYNMSICREYAKITAMLLNKAGFNDIYYFVILGHVATGLKLNGKYYVLDQRLPILSLNDWLYKVGRKQVDAYSLKFLEKNNSNESKNNETTLKITLEDIKTIYRDYDHNKNLYGELDYIEISKKLLNLLNCHPKPILNKKPDFSISLKYYIREIDDIIEYSILRMLYLAVEKKFGSNISKISNIEIIKSKDVKNELVINIWINNKN from the coding sequence GGTCAAATGGGTGTTAATGACGAAAATATGGAAGAATTAAATAAAATATTCAATGTAATTAATTTAAATAATGGTAAAGTTTACAATTTTGAAGCTGAAAATATAACATACCTTAAAGCGATTTTAACGAATATTTTAGAATTTCAAAATTCAAATATGGAGTATACGTTTGAAAGAGGTATCATATTTGCAATATTTACAATTTTATTTTTAGGGCTTTCAAGTATTTCAATTACAAATTTAATTACAATTATGACTGCATTATTCTTTGGAGTTTATGTCAGTTTATTGTATTCCGCATATTCCATTGTTTTTTTATTATTCGTATTATACATAGCTTATCATAATATGCTGTACAATAAGTTAATTATTGCAATATTTACAATTTCAATACTGGTTAATTATTATTTGTACTATATTTTCGGATTCTTAGACTCTTTAATTATGTATTCGCTGTGTATCGGTGGTATGCTAACCATAATAGCGTATATTTATCTAAAATATCGTTTAATTGCAAAAGAGAAAAAATTAACTTGCAAGATGATTAGTACCATTTTTAAGTTAAATTTACCTATTGAAGATAGTATCAAGTACAATATGTCTATATGCAGAGAATATGCAAAAATAACCGCTATGCTATTAAATAAAGCTGGTTTTAACGATATTTATTACTTTGTGATACTTGGGCACGTTGCTACAGGTTTAAAATTAAATGGTAAATATTACGTTTTAGACCAAAGATTACCCATATTGTCATTAAACGATTGGTTGTATAAGGTTGGACGTAAACAGGTAGATGCGTATAGTTTAAAATTTTTAGAAAAAAATAACTCGAATGAATCAAAAAACAATGAAACCACTTTAAAAATAACCTTGGAAGATATAAAAACAATTTATCGTGATTATGACCATAACAAAAATTTATACGGGGAATTGGATTATATTGAAATTTCTAAAAAATTATTAAATTTATTAAATTGCCATCCAAAACCGATATTAAATAAAAAACCAGATTTTAGTATTTCTTTGAAATATTATATTCGTGAAATTGATGATATCATTGAATATAGTATACTAAGAATGCTTTATTTAGCTGTTGAAAAGAAATTCGGGAGTAATATTTCTAAAATCTCAAATATTGAAATTATTAAAAGTAAAGACGTTAAAAATGAATTAGTAATTAATATATGGATTAACAATAAAAATTAA
- a CDS encoding 3-methyl-2-oxobutanoate dehydrogenase subunit VorB, with the protein MATQLIKGNTAVIIGAMYAGCDCYFGYPITPASEILHEASKYFPMVGRKFVQAESEEAAINMVYGAASTGHRVLTASSGPGISLKQEGVSFLAGAELPCVIVDIMRAGPGLGNIGPEQGDYNQVVKGGGHGNYRNIVLAPSSVQEMCDFTMKAFELSTKYKNPVVVLADGVLGQMVEPLQFPETSAQPKIDKSWAVCGTEDTMENLITSIFLDFDQLEEFNYKLQEKYAEVEANEVLYDEYMVEDAEIILVSYGISSRIAKSAVDTARKEGLKVGLFRPISLYPFPKDRLKELADRNDINTRFISVEMSNGQMMEDVKLAIECNKPVSLVNSMGGKLMDIEKIMSEIKR; encoded by the coding sequence ATGGCTACTCAATTGATAAAAGGAAACACAGCAGTGATTATAGGGGCTATGTATGCAGGATGTGATTGTTATTTTGGATATCCAATTACGCCGGCAAGTGAAATATTACACGAAGCTTCAAAATACTTCCCAATGGTGGGAAGAAAATTCGTACAAGCTGAATCGGAAGAAGCAGCTATAAATATGGTTTATGGTGCAGCTTCAACAGGGCACAGAGTTCTTACAGCTTCATCAGGTCCAGGTATCAGTTTAAAACAAGAAGGAGTTTCATTTTTAGCAGGTGCGGAACTTCCTTGTGTAATTGTGGATATTATGAGAGCAGGACCTGGTTTAGGTAATATAGGACCAGAACAGGGGGATTATAACCAAGTTGTAAAAGGCGGAGGGCACGGGAACTATAGAAATATTGTACTTGCCCCAAGTTCAGTTCAAGAAATGTGCGATTTTACAATGAAAGCGTTTGAATTATCTACAAAATACAAAAATCCAGTTGTAGTTTTAGCAGACGGTGTTTTAGGTCAAATGGTTGAGCCATTACAATTCCCTGAAACGTCAGCTCAGCCAAAAATAGATAAATCTTGGGCAGTATGTGGAACAGAAGACACAATGGAAAATTTAATAACTTCAATTTTCTTAGATTTTGACCAGTTGGAAGAATTCAATTATAAATTACAGGAAAAATACGCAGAAGTAGAAGCTAATGAAGTACTTTACGATGAGTATATGGTTGAAGATGCGGAAATTATTTTGGTTTCATATGGAATAAGTAGCAGAATCGCTAAAAGTGCAGTAGATACCGCAAGGAAAGAAGGTTTAAAAGTAGGCTTATTTAGACCTATTTCATTATATCCATTCCCAAAGGATAGATTAAAAGAATTAGCGGATAGAAACGATATCAATACAAGATTTATATCTGTTGAAATGAGCAACGGACAAATGATGGAAGATGTGAAACTTGCAATAGAATGCAATAAACCAGTATCCTTGGTTAATAGCATGGGCGGTAAATTAATGGATATTGAAAAAATAATGTCTGAAATTAAGAGATAA
- a CDS encoding class III signal peptide-containing protein, producing MRLKSLKSLKSRNGQISLELVLLLLIVILSASILAYVFLNDVAESSGILSNMNILGSYSTGDVQNTTNKTVLGPLIGNVRIGACLIYDPAKPQTAYESNFIAVDTNGVAYTLNSDGLVQSNGDVQPELVANDTSIPGHTGIVYRLHNIEYFMVKPIDEATHPLPQAKYVLKLNNTNLVDEYGTNRYLATALDSDGTVDIKIYPQEGVYLYTLPHDFYGSLVFYEN from the coding sequence TTGAGATTAAAATCTTTAAAATCCTTAAAATCACGGAATGGACAAATATCTCTGGAATTGGTATTATTATTACTGATTGTAATACTTTCAGCTTCGATTTTAGCATACGTATTTTTAAATGACGTTGCCGAAAGTTCGGGAATTTTGAGCAATATGAACATATTAGGCTCTTATTCAACTGGAGATGTTCAAAATACAACTAATAAAACCGTTTTGGGTCCGTTAATAGGTAATGTGCGTATTGGTGCTTGTTTAATATACGACCCTGCAAAGCCACAAACTGCATATGAATCTAACTTTATAGCAGTGGATACGAATGGAGTCGCCTATACGCTGAATAGTGACGGTCTGGTTCAGAGTAATGGGGATGTTCAGCCGGAATTGGTGGCAAATGATACGAGTATCCCGGGTCATACAGGTATAGTTTATAGATTACACAATATTGAATATTTTATGGTAAAACCAATAGATGAAGCTACACATCCATTGCCTCAGGCGAAGTATGTGTTAAAACTTAATAATACTAATTTAGTTGACGAATACGGAACTAACAGGTATTTGGCTACTGCCTTAGATAGTGATGGTACTGTGGATATTAAAATATATCCTCAAGAAGGTGTTTATTTATACACTTTACCACACGACTTTTACGGGTCTTTGGTATTCTATGAAAATTAG
- a CDS encoding AMP-binding protein: MVSLLNEYVNKVDFESYEDFKENFEINVPENFNFAYDVVDRYAKEHPDKKALIWCNDEGVEKIFTFSDMKKYSDKTANFFLNNGIKKGDVVMLTLKSRYEFWFCILALHKIGAIALPATHMLTTRDIVYRAEEAKMKMVVCIDDESVLQYVNEAYDEVNDDLKFKRVSVGNKDVENWANFRKEFEKTSETFVKPKECETENGDTMVGYFSSGTSGFPKLIKHDYLYPLGHILTSKFWQNVQEDGLHYTVADTGWAKCLWGKLYGQWICGSAVFVYDYEKFDAKHMLNKASKHGVTTFCAPPTVYRFLIKEDLSKYEFSTLKYAVTAGEPLNPEVYNKFYEFTGLKLMEGFGQTELVAVVANFPGMEPKPGSMGKVSPLYDIKLLNYAGEECDVGEEGEIVVMTDRENKPVGMFAGYHDEEKTNSAWYGGVYHTGDTAWKDEDGYLWFVGRTDDIIKSSGYKIGPFEVESALMTHPAVLECAITGVPHPVRGQVVKATIVLAKDYTASDDLKKELQNHVKNTTAPYKYPRIVEFVEELPKTISGKIRRNCIRHKDKDLCNK, translated from the coding sequence ATGGTTTCATTATTAAATGAATATGTAAACAAGGTAGATTTTGAATCATACGAAGATTTTAAGGAAAATTTTGAGATAAACGTTCCAGAAAACTTTAATTTTGCATACGACGTAGTAGATAGATACGCAAAAGAACATCCTGACAAAAAAGCATTAATATGGTGCAATGACGAGGGTGTAGAAAAAATATTTACATTCAGCGATATGAAAAAATATAGTGATAAAACAGCGAATTTCTTCTTAAATAATGGTATAAAAAAGGGCGATGTAGTAATGCTCACCTTAAAAAGCCGTTATGAATTCTGGTTCTGCATATTGGCACTCCATAAGATAGGTGCAATAGCATTGCCTGCTACACATATGTTAACCACAAGAGACATCGTATACAGGGCTGAAGAAGCTAAAATGAAAATGGTTGTTTGTATAGACGATGAAAGCGTTTTGCAATATGTAAATGAAGCTTATGATGAAGTTAACGACGATTTAAAATTCAAAAGAGTTTCAGTTGGAAATAAAGACGTTGAAAATTGGGCTAATTTCAGAAAAGAATTTGAAAAAACTTCTGAAACTTTTGTTAAACCAAAAGAATGCGAAACAGAAAATGGCGACACTATGGTAGGATATTTCTCATCAGGTACGTCAGGATTTCCTAAATTAATAAAACACGATTACTTATATCCATTAGGTCATATACTAACTTCTAAGTTCTGGCAAAATGTACAAGAAGACGGTTTGCACTACACAGTAGCAGACACCGGTTGGGCAAAATGTTTATGGGGTAAACTCTATGGTCAATGGATATGTGGTTCAGCAGTATTTGTTTACGACTACGAAAAGTTTGATGCTAAACATATGCTTAATAAAGCTTCAAAACACGGCGTAACAACGTTTTGCGCACCACCTACAGTATATAGATTTTTGATAAAAGAAGATTTATCAAAATATGAGTTTTCAACTTTGAAATATGCTGTGACAGCTGGAGAACCGTTAAATCCTGAAGTATATAACAAATTTTATGAATTCACTGGTTTAAAACTGATGGAAGGATTTGGACAAACTGAATTGGTTGCAGTAGTGGCCAATTTCCCAGGAATGGAACCAAAACCTGGTTCTATGGGTAAAGTATCACCATTATACGATATAAAGTTGTTAAATTATGCAGGAGAAGAGTGCGACGTCGGAGAAGAAGGGGAAATCGTTGTAATGACCGATAGGGAAAATAAACCTGTAGGAATGTTTGCAGGATACCACGACGAAGAAAAAACAAATTCAGCGTGGTATGGTGGAGTTTATCATACAGGCGATACAGCTTGGAAAGATGAAGATGGATATTTATGGTTTGTAGGTAGAACCGATGATATAATAAAAAGTTCTGGTTATAAAATAGGTCCTTTCGAAGTAGAAAGTGCTTTAATGACTCATCCGGCAGTACTGGAATGTGCAATAACCGGTGTACCTCATCCAGTTAGAGGCCAGGTTGTAAAAGCTACAATAGTTCTTGCAAAGGATTATACTGCTTCAGATGACTTGAAAAAGGAATTACAAAATCACGTTAAAAATACGACAGCACCGTACAAATATCCAAGAATAGTTGAATTTGTGGAAGAATTGCCAAAAACTATAAGTGGAAAAATCAGGAGAAATTGCATAAGACATAAAGATAAGGATTTATGCAATAAATAA
- the bioB gene encoding biotin synthase BioB has product MDTSKLNILDEELINSSLAGISHKKSLELWDLDLDVLLNTTNNLKIICKNNQKPKMDLCSIINAKSGKCTQNCSFCAQSIHNTCEIDEYGLKTPEEILKNAKGMEKYCNRYSIVTSGKKVSDEEFETILGTLISIQKETSLKTCASLGILSKDQIKAFAENNIRLHNNLETSKNYFDKICTTHSYEDKYKVSQKAKKYGVSVCSGGIFGLGESKKDRHSMLYDLKELGVDSIALNLLHPIKGTKNYELLDNKVYTPIGVIEALKSIAIAKIIYPQSNIRLCGGREHVLKDLQNLALYSLDGLMVGNYLTTDGRNPDKDLKMLKEMGF; this is encoded by the coding sequence ATAGATACTTCAAAATTAAATATACTTGACGAAGAACTTATAAATTCTTCATTAGCAGGTATTTCTCATAAAAAATCATTGGAATTATGGGATTTAGACTTAGATGTGCTATTAAACACGACAAATAATTTAAAAATTATTTGTAAAAATAATCAAAAGCCAAAAATGGATTTATGTTCTATAATAAATGCGAAATCTGGAAAATGTACGCAAAACTGTTCATTTTGTGCTCAATCAATCCATAATACTTGTGAAATAGACGAATATGGCTTAAAAACACCTGAAGAAATATTGAAAAATGCAAAAGGAATGGAAAAATATTGCAATAGATATTCAATAGTCACGAGCGGTAAAAAGGTATCTGATGAGGAATTTGAAACGATTCTCGGAACATTGATATCAATACAGAAAGAAACAAGTTTAAAAACTTGTGCATCATTAGGTATACTATCAAAAGACCAAATAAAAGCTTTTGCAGAAAATAATATACGATTACACAATAATTTAGAAACTTCAAAAAATTATTTCGATAAAATTTGTACAACCCACAGTTATGAAGACAAGTACAAAGTTAGTCAAAAAGCTAAAAAATACGGCGTAAGCGTATGTAGTGGCGGTATTTTTGGGCTTGGAGAATCTAAAAAAGATAGGCACAGTATGTTATATGATTTAAAGGAACTTGGTGTCGATAGTATCGCATTAAACTTATTACACCCTATTAAAGGTACTAAAAACTACGAATTACTCGATAATAAGGTTTATACACCCATAGGCGTGATTGAAGCTTTAAAATCAATTGCAATTGCAAAAATAATTTATCCACAAAGTAATATACGATTATGTGGCGGTAGAGAGCACGTTTTAAAAGACTTGCAGAATTTAGCACTTTATTCACTTGACGGGCTTATGGTTGGGAACTATTTAACTACCGATGGTCGAAATCCTGATAAAGATTTAAAAATGTTAAAAGAAATGGGTTTTTAA
- a CDS encoding 4Fe-4S dicluster domain-containing protein: MSNPYPVINILECKACERCIIACPKDVLIMSEEFNERGYHYVKYIGEGCTGCANCYYTCPEPLAIEIHIPLKNKK, translated from the coding sequence ATGAGTAATCCATACCCTGTTATAAACATATTGGAATGTAAAGCATGCGAAAGATGTATTATTGCTTGTCCAAAAGATGTATTAATTATGAGTGAAGAGTTCAATGAAAGAGGCTATCACTATGTAAAATACATTGGAGAAGGTTGCACAGGCTGTGCTAACTGTTATTACACATGTCCGGAACCTTTGGCAATCGAAATACATATACCACTTAAAAACAAGAAATAA
- a CDS encoding APC family permease, giving the protein MDKINKYGNNNKTKNNKTSSKNTGGKLGIFTLTGLIIGPLLGSGIVMMPPLVHETLGDYSIFGWIFMMTLSGIFAYIASKLCVLFPGDSGLADVVEYSFGKSFRNLTATYLIFSAFMGPVIVLMVSSEYLSSLIANFGLALPAEVYVMILISIAFITLLKDIAEVGKISTLLSGIISVVLLTGGLFTIAFYRKDPLFVPITLSSSEIGNSFLIMFWSIIGWEILGNYSLEVEHPKKIIPKSALLAVLIVSTVYFVVSFAIQAIDTNIVHPENMISMLSLILYPLFGDISNMLLTITITGLCFCAYMMIIGGVSRLINSQALNGAFPSFLCGILSKRNKSNVPIGGIGFLYIMNIITVLILTFKLLNLTDIITMTNAFLIGNALLSLLASVKVFKNSLPRFGAILLSICFTIILMFSSPWVLSILGFFLVVALFNKYLDKK; this is encoded by the coding sequence ATGGATAAAATTAATAAATATGGGAATAATAATAAGACTAAGAATAATAAAACCTCATCAAAAAATACTGGTGGAAAATTAGGGATTTTCACACTTACGGGGCTTATTATAGGTCCGTTATTAGGTTCAGGAATCGTTATGATGCCCCCTTTAGTGCACGAAACACTCGGGGACTATTCTATTTTTGGATGGATATTTATGATGACATTGAGCGGAATATTTGCATACATTGCAAGTAAATTATGCGTATTATTCCCCGGAGACTCAGGTTTAGCCGATGTTGTAGAATATTCTTTCGGAAAATCCTTCAGAAATTTAACTGCGACATATTTAATATTTTCTGCATTTATGGGGCCTGTAATCGTACTTATGGTTTCGAGTGAGTATTTATCTTCATTAATTGCAAATTTTGGATTAGCATTACCTGCAGAAGTTTACGTAATGATACTAATCTCAATAGCATTTATTACGCTTTTAAAAGATATTGCAGAAGTTGGAAAAATTTCAACCTTGTTATCGGGAATTATATCCGTAGTTCTCCTAACAGGGGGCTTATTTACAATTGCTTTTTATAGAAAAGACCCCTTATTTGTACCAATTACATTATCCAGCAGTGAAATAGGAAATTCATTTTTAATAATGTTTTGGTCAATTATAGGGTGGGAGATTTTGGGAAATTACAGCTTAGAAGTGGAGCATCCTAAAAAAATAATACCTAAATCAGCGTTGCTCGCTGTTTTAATCGTTTCAACAGTTTATTTTGTGGTTTCATTCGCAATACAGGCGATAGATACAAATATTGTACATCCGGAAAATATGATATCTATGTTATCATTAATACTATACCCTTTATTTGGGGATATCTCAAATATGCTATTAACAATTACAATTACGGGGCTTTGCTTCTGCGCATATATGATGATAATAGGGGGCGTAAGTAGATTAATAAACTCACAAGCTTTAAATGGAGCTTTTCCAAGCTTTTTGTGCGGTATATTATCGAAAAGGAATAAATCAAATGTTCCAATCGGCGGAATTGGATTCTTATATATTATGAATATAATCACTGTATTAATACTTACTTTCAAATTATTAAATTTAACTGACATAATTACTATGACAAACGCATTTTTGATTGGCAATGCTTTGTTATCATTATTAGCGTCTGTTAAAGTATTTAAAAACAGTTTACCACGGTTTGGGGCAATATTATTATCCATATGTTTTACCATTATACTTATGTTCTCCTCACCGTGGGTTTTGAGTATTTTGGGATTTTTTTTGGTAGTTGCACTATTTAATAAGTATTTAGATAAAAAATAA